From the genome of Tsukamurella pulmonis:
AGCTGCTCGGCGGCCACGGCTTCACCAAGGAGCACCCGGTGGAGCGCTGGTACCGCGATCTGCGTGCCGTCGGCATCGCCGAGGGCGTCGTCGTCCTCTAGGCCCTTCTCCTTCTGACAGACGAAAGAACCATCATGGCAATCAATCTGGAACTCCCCAAGAAGCTGAAGGCGTCGGCCGAGATGTCGCACCAGGGTGCGGCCGAGATCTTCCGCCCCATCTCGCGCAAGTACGACCTCGCCGAGCACGAGTACCCCAAGGAGCTCGACACCATCGCGGCGCTCTACGACGGGCTGGCCGACGCGGGCCAGGCACCGTCGGCCGCGTCGGGCGACCGCAAGAAGGGCGAGGGTGAGGACAAGCCCAAGCCCAAGCCGGCGGACGTCACCGCGGGCAGCCGCAACGGCGGCACCATGGAGTCGATCATCAACGCGATCGAGATGTGCTGGGGCGATGCGGGTCTCATGCTCGCCTTCCCGTACCAGGGTCTCGGCAACGCCGCCATCGCCGCCGTCGCCACGGACGAGCAGCTCGAGCGGTTCGGCAAGGTCTGGGCATCGATGGCGATCACCGAGCCCTCCTTCGGCTCCGACTCCGCCGCCGTCACCGCGACCGCCGTCCGCGACGGCGACGAGTGGGTCCTCAACGGCACCAAGATCTTCGTGACCTCCGGCTCGCGCGCCGACCACATCGTGGTCTGGGCGACGGTGGACAAGAGCGCCGGCCGCGCCGCGATCAAGTCCTTCGTGGTGCCGCGCGAGCACCCCGGCGTCACCGTGGCCCGGCTCGAGCACAAGCTCGGCATCCGCGCCTCGGACACCGCGGAGATCCGGTTCGAGGACTGCCGCATCCCCTTCGAGAACATCCTCGGCAGCCCCGAGGTGAACGTCGAGAAGGGCTTCGCCGGGGTCATGCAGACCTTCGACAACACCCGCCCGCTGGTGGCCGCCATGGCGATCGGCGTCGCGCGCGCCTCGCTCGAGGAGCTGCGCACCGTGCTCGAGGACGCCGGGATCGTCATCGACTACGACGCGCCGGTGAACACCTTGCCGCACGCCGCGGCGGAGTTCATCCGCCTCGAGTCCGACTGGGAGGCCGCCTACCAGCTGACGCTCAAGTCGGGCTGGATGGCCGACAACAAGCTTCCCAACTCGATGAACGCGTCCATGGCGAAGGCCAAGGCCGGACGGGTGGGCTCGGACGTCACCCTCAAGGCGGTGGAGTTGGCGGGTGCGCTGGGCTACTCGGAGCGCACCCTGCTCGAGAAGTGGGCCCGCGATTCGAAGATCCTCGACATCTTCGAGGGCACGCAGCAGATCCAGCAGCTGATCATCGCGCGCCGCCACCTCGACCTCACGAGCTCGCAGCTCAAGTAGCCCCGGGGAGGTTCGACGGGGCGTCGGCGCGGCACTGCCGCGGCGGCGCCCCGTTCGCGTCCGCGGAGGACGCCACCGCGACGAAAGTCGTAGTCGCGGGTGCTCGCGCCGCGACCTTCGCCGCTCCCCCGGAGCCGGCGCGTCTCGGTACCGTGATCGGCATGGACACGAGTGCGGCCGAGCCGCGGTGGCAGCGGTGGTGGACCGCGCCCCGGCTGCGGGACTGCCTGTGCGTCCTGCTCTCCGCGCTCCTCGCCGTCACCGCCGCGGGGGTGGAGTGGCAGGCGGGTTCCGCCGCCTACGGCGTGATCGTGCTCGCGGTGGGGCTGGCCGGATCCCCCCTCCTCTGGTGGCGGCGTCGATGGCCCCTCGAGGTCACCGCGATCGGCGGAATCCTCACGATCGCCGTCGGCTTCTCCGGCGTGGCCCTGCTCGGCCTGTTCACCCTGGCGGTGCGGCGTCGCGATCGCGTCCTGGTCATCGCCACCGTCTTCGTCGCCGCCTGCATGGCCGTCCCGCACCCCGGGTCGAGCACGCCGTGGACACTGTCGAACACCCTCACCAGCGCCGCCCTCACCGCGGCCTTCGCACTCTGGGGCTCCTACGTGGGCGCGCGCCGCGACCTGCTCGAGTCCCTGCGCGAGCGGGCCGTGCGCGCCGAGCAGGAGCGTGAGCTGCGCGCCGTGCAGGCGCGCACCGCGGAACGCTCGCGCATCGCTCGCGAGATGCACGACGTACTCGCGCACCGGGTCTCGCTCATCGCGCTACAGGCCGGCGCGCTCGAGGTGAACGCGCAGGGCACCGTCGAACGCGCCGCCGCGGAGATCCGCGCCACCGCGCACGAGACCCTCGAGGACCTGCGCGGCGTTCTCGGCGTTCTGCGCGGCGCCGACTCGGAACCGCTCGCCCCGCAACCGGACCTGGCCGACCTGGCCCGCCTGGCGGAGGAGTCCCGGGTGGGCGGGGCCACCGTCGACCTGCAGCTGGACGAGGCGGCCTCGGCACCGCACGCCGTGCCGGAGGCCCTGGGACGCACCGCCTACCGCATCGTGCAGGAGAGCCTGACGAACGTGCGCAAGCACGCCGGCCCGGCCGCCGCCCACGTGACCGTGCGGCTGCGCGGGCAGGTCCTCACCATCGAGGTCGTCAACGACGCGCCGCGCTCGCCCACGTCCACCACGCTGCCCGGCTCGGGCGCGGGACTGATCGGACTGGCCGAACGGGTGCAGCTCGCCGGGGGCGAGATCTCCTCCGGCGCCACGGCGGACGGCGGTTGGCGCGTGTCCGCGCAGCTGCCCGTGCCCGCCGTGAGCGCGGGCGCCGACGCGGCGGAGGGCCTCGCCGAGCGGTCCTGACCCGCTTCGGGCGTGGCAGGATGGTCACGACCCCAGGAGGCGCCGTGACCCGCATCGTCATCATCGACGACGACCCGTTGGTGCGCTCCGGCCTGCGCATGATCATCGAATCCGCCGACGACTTGAGCATCGTCGCCGAGGGCGGTGACGGCGCCGACGCCGTGGACCTGGTCCGCGAGCACCGGCCCGACGTGGTGCTGATGGACATCCGGATGCCCGCCGTCGACGGGCTCGCCGCCACCGCGCTGGTGCGCGCGGAACCGCAGCCGCCGCAGGTGATCGTGCTGACCACCTTCGATCTCGACGATTACGTGATGCGCGCCCTGCAGGCGGGCGCCGCCGGTTTCATGCTCAAGGACACGCCGCCGCGGCAACTGCTCGACGGTGTCCGCGTGGTCGCCTCGGGCGAGGCGATGCTGTCCCCCAGCGTGACCCGCAAGCTGATCGATCGGTTCGCCGGCGATCCCCGCGAGGACCGCCGCCGCGCCGCGCTCGCCCGGATCGCCGTGCTCACCGAACGCGAGCACGAGGTGTTCCTCGGCATCGCGGCGGGCGGCTCGAACGCGCAGATCGGCCGCGACCTGTTCATGAGCGAGGCCACCGTCAAGACGCACGTCTCGCGGCTGCTCGACAAGCTCGACGTCGCCAACCGGGTGCAGTTGGCGATCCTCGCCCACGACGCGGGTCTCCCCCGCCGCTAGGCCGGCGGCTCCGCGCCTACGACTTTCGTAGGGGCCGCGCAGCGATCCGCTGCGACCATCGTCTACGAAGCGGATATCGGTCGTCCCCCAGGCCTTTCGGACCCTAGTGTGTTCCCGTCGCGGTCGCCAGACTGGACGGCATGGCATCACTGCTCTACAAGGTCGGACGCTTCTGCTACCGGAAATGGTGGCTCGTCCTCGTGCTCTGGATCGTCGCCTTCGTCGCGATCGGAGCCGCGGGGTCGGCGGTGTCCAAACCCTTCAAGGACGATTTCAACCTCCCCGGTAGCCGCGCCGTCGAGGCGCAGGACGTGCTGCAGGAGAAATTCCCCGAGACGGCGAAGACGCAGGCGCCCACCGCCACCGTCGTACTGCAGTCCACCAACGGGCAGCGCCTGGACCAGGGCGGTAACGCCGCGGCCGTCACCGCCGTGGTCACCAAGCTGCGCGAGGTGCCGGAGCTCACCGATGCGGACAGGGCCGCCGTCGTCAACCCCACCGTCGGGGCCGCGGCCGCGGAGAACCTGAGCAGCGACGGCCGGACCGCCCAGATCCGGTTCTCCTTCAGCGACGTCAAGGAGGTCTCCGAGGAGTCGAAGGAGGCGGTCGAGGAGGCGAAGAAGGCCGGCACCGACGCGGGCCTGAAGGTCGAGAGCGCGGGCTCGGCGAACGAGACCGAGGCCGAGCCCCCGGCGGAGTTGATCGGCATCGTCGTCGCGGTGATCGTCATGATCATCACCTTCGCGGCGCTGCTCGCGGCGCTCATGCCGCTGGGCGCGGCGCTGATCGGCATCGGGCTCTCGACGTCGATCATCGCGATCGGCACCTCGTTCCTCACGCTCGGCACCTCCACCACCGGCCTGTCGATGATGATCGGCCTGGCGGTGGGCATCGACTACTCCCTGTTCGTGATCTCCCGCTACCGGCAGGAACTGGTCACCACGTCGGACCGCGCCCACGCCGCGGGTCTCGCGGTCGGCACCGCCGGCAGCGCCGTGGTCTTCGCCGGCGCCACCGTGATCATCGCGCTGTGCGGCCTGTCGATCACCGGCATGTCCTTCCTGTCCCAGATGGGCCTGGGCGCCGCGGTCACCGTCGCGCTCGCGGTGCTGGTGGCTCTGACGGTGCTGCCCGCCCTCCTCGGCCTGTTCAAGTCGGCGGTCTTCACGCCGAAGCTGCCGCTGCTGTGGACGCCGGAGCAGACCGAGCGCCGCCCGATGGGGCAGCGGATCGGCGAGTTGCTCACCAGCAAGCCGCTCCCCTTCCTCGTGGGCGCCGTCGCGATCCTCGCGGTCGCCGCCATCCCGATCGGAAAGCTGGAACTGGGACTCGATTTCGAGGCGCCGTCGGACAAGGCGGCGGTCCAGATGCAGACCGAGGCGTTCGGCGCGGGCAAATCCTCCCCGCTGGTCGCGGTCATCGACACGCAGGGCCGGGGCGATCTGACGGCCGCCACCACCCGGTTCGCCGACGAGGCGCGCACGTTGCCGGGAATCGCGCACGACGGCGTCATCGGGCCCGTCCCGAACGCGAAGGGCGATGCGGCGCAGTTCATCATCGTTCCCGAGTCCGGGCCGTCGACCAAGCAGACCGCGACGCTGCTCGACGAGCTGCGCGAGCGCGCGGAGACCGTGGGCGGGGCGACCTCGACCTTCGTCGGCATCGGCGGAGCGGCCGCGATCAACGCGGACTTCTCCGAGACCCTCACCTCGAAGCTGCCGCTGTACCTCGTCGTGGTGGTCGGGCTGGCGATCCTGCTGCTGATGATCGTCTTCCGCTCGGTGATCATCCCGATCATCGCCTCCCTGGGATTCCTCCTCTCCATCGCCGCCACGTTCGGCGTCACGGTCGGCTTCTTCCAGGAGGGCTGGCTGGGCTGGATCGCCCCTGAGGAGCGGGGCCCGATCCTCGTCTTCATGCCGATCTTCCTGATCGGCATCGTCTTCGGACTCGCGATGGACTATCAGGTGTTCCTGGTCAGCCGGATGCGGGAGGAACACCACCACGGCGCGCCGGCGCTGGAGGCGATCCGGATCGGCTACCGGTCCGGGGCGCGCGTGGTGACCGCCGCCGCGATCATCATGATCTCGGTCTTCGCCGGATTCACGCTGTCCTCCATGACCTTCCTCAAGCTGATGGGCTTCGCCATGGCGGCGGCGATCGTCTTCGACGCCTTCCTCGTGCGGATGATCATCATGCCGACGGCGATGGCGGTGCTCGGCGAGCGCGCCTGGTGGATTCCGCGCTGGCTCGACAAGGTGCTCCCCCGGATCGACGTGGAGGGCGACGGGCTGCGGGCGATGTCCGCGGCGATGGCCGCACCCTGCGCGCCGGCGGACACCGCTGCACCGCAGGACGTCCCGACGTCGGCGGAGGCGAAGACGGCCCCGATCACGGCGGCCGCGACTGTCCCCGTCGCGGGGCCGGCGCCGGCGCCGCTCCGGCGCGGCCGCGCGGCACCGCACGCCGGCGTACCGCACGCCGGGGCGGCCGGTGGGCCCGTCCTGCTCACGCCCGCGGCCGGAACCGGTGCACCGCAGGCGAGTCCGCGCAGCACGGCGGAGATCGCCGAACTGCGGGCGAGCAACCGCGCGCTGGCCGCCGAGCTCTCGGAACTGCGTTCGGACTACCGTTCCCTCTCCGCGCACGCCCGGCTCCAGGCCGACTCCGTCACCGACCCGGTGCGATTCGAGATCGGGTCCACCGACGGTGGCGCCCGCTCGGGCACCCTGCACACGGCGCACCGCACGATCGCCACCCCCGCGTTCGTCGCCTCCGCGCCGCTCGCCGCGATCCCCGGCGTGGATCCCGCCTCGGCGCTCGCGCTCGGCGCCGACGCGGTCACCGTCGACGGGACGCGACTGAAGGTGCACCCCGGCGCCGAGACGATCGAGGAGGCCGGCGGCCTCGCCGCCTTCGCCGGGTGGGACCTGCCGCTCTTCGTCGACGTCTCCGCGCCGTCGTCCGATCCCGAGAGCGCGGTGACCGCCGCACACCGCCTGGGAGGCGATGTGGTGTTCGCCCCCGCGTCGGGCACCGGTGCGCGACGCGCGCTGGCGGAGCACAACTGGCTGACGGCGCTGCGCCGCGGCGAGACGTCGCTGTGGGCCAGTGTTCCGCTGCGCCTGTCGCAGGACCGGGCGGCGGTGCGCGAGCTGCTCGCCCGGCACGAGGAGGACGTGCGCTCGGGCGGCCTGGGCTTCGGCGGCGTGCGGTTCCTCGGTGGCGTCGCGGCCCCGGAGGCGCGCACCGCGCTGGCGACGCTCGTCGAGGCACTGGGCGCGCAGCGGCCGCGATACGTCGCCGGCGTCCGCGGGCCCGAGGACCTGTTGCACGCGGTGGACGCGGGCATCGACCTCATCGAGTCGGCCGCTCCGCAGGAGCTGGCGGCGCGCGGCATCGCGCTCACACCGGACGGCCCGCTCAGCCTCTCGGCACCGTCGAGCCGGGGCGACGTGCGCCCGCTCGCCGCGGACGGCGCACCGTCGGGGCTGAACCGGGCGTACCTGCACCACCTCTACCGCACCGACGTCCCGTCGGCCGTGCAGGCGGTGACGCGGCACAACCTGCGGTACCTGGCGGAGCTCACCGCGGGAGCGCGG
Proteins encoded in this window:
- a CDS encoding response regulator; amino-acid sequence: MTRIVIIDDDPLVRSGLRMIIESADDLSIVAEGGDGADAVDLVREHRPDVVLMDIRMPAVDGLAATALVRAEPQPPQVIVLTTFDLDDYVMRALQAGAAGFMLKDTPPRQLLDGVRVVASGEAMLSPSVTRKLIDRFAGDPREDRRRAALARIAVLTEREHEVFLGIAAGGSNAQIGRDLFMSEATVKTHVSRLLDKLDVANRVQLAILAHDAGLPRR
- a CDS encoding tRNA-guanine transglycosylase, which gives rise to MASLLYKVGRFCYRKWWLVLVLWIVAFVAIGAAGSAVSKPFKDDFNLPGSRAVEAQDVLQEKFPETAKTQAPTATVVLQSTNGQRLDQGGNAAAVTAVVTKLREVPELTDADRAAVVNPTVGAAAAENLSSDGRTAQIRFSFSDVKEVSEESKEAVEEAKKAGTDAGLKVESAGSANETEAEPPAELIGIVVAVIVMIITFAALLAALMPLGAALIGIGLSTSIIAIGTSFLTLGTSTTGLSMMIGLAVGIDYSLFVISRYRQELVTTSDRAHAAGLAVGTAGSAVVFAGATVIIALCGLSITGMSFLSQMGLGAAVTVALAVLVALTVLPALLGLFKSAVFTPKLPLLWTPEQTERRPMGQRIGELLTSKPLPFLVGAVAILAVAAIPIGKLELGLDFEAPSDKAAVQMQTEAFGAGKSSPLVAVIDTQGRGDLTAATTRFADEARTLPGIAHDGVIGPVPNAKGDAAQFIIVPESGPSTKQTATLLDELRERAETVGGATSTFVGIGGAAAINADFSETLTSKLPLYLVVVVGLAILLLMIVFRSVIIPIIASLGFLLSIAATFGVTVGFFQEGWLGWIAPEERGPILVFMPIFLIGIVFGLAMDYQVFLVSRMREEHHHGAPALEAIRIGYRSGARVVTAAAIIMISVFAGFTLSSMTFLKLMGFAMAAAIVFDAFLVRMIIMPTAMAVLGERAWWIPRWLDKVLPRIDVEGDGLRAMSAAMAAPCAPADTAAPQDVPTSAEAKTAPITAAATVPVAGPAPAPLRRGRAAPHAGVPHAGAAGGPVLLTPAAGTGAPQASPRSTAEIAELRASNRALAAELSELRSDYRSLSAHARLQADSVTDPVRFEIGSTDGGARSGTLHTAHRTIATPAFVASAPLAAIPGVDPASALALGADAVTVDGTRLKVHPGAETIEEAGGLAAFAGWDLPLFVDVSAPSSDPESAVTAAHRLGGDVVFAPASGTGARRALAEHNWLTALRRGETSLWASVPLRLSQDRAAVRELLARHEEDVRSGGLGFGGVRFLGGVAAPEARTALATLVEALGAQRPRYVAGVRGPEDLLHAVDAGIDLIESAAPQELAARGIALTPDGPLSLSAPSSRGDVRPLAADGAPSGLNRAYLHHLYRTDVPSAVQAVTRHNLRYLAELTAGARRAIADGRYPAYRDAVLRRFGAGDGAATTSRGVVDPRDEDVVGTPS
- a CDS encoding acyl-CoA dehydrogenase family protein → MAINLELPKKLKASAEMSHQGAAEIFRPISRKYDLAEHEYPKELDTIAALYDGLADAGQAPSAASGDRKKGEGEDKPKPKPADVTAGSRNGGTMESIINAIEMCWGDAGLMLAFPYQGLGNAAIAAVATDEQLERFGKVWASMAITEPSFGSDSAAVTATAVRDGDEWVLNGTKIFVTSGSRADHIVVWATVDKSAGRAAIKSFVVPREHPGVTVARLEHKLGIRASDTAEIRFEDCRIPFENILGSPEVNVEKGFAGVMQTFDNTRPLVAAMAIGVARASLEELRTVLEDAGIVIDYDAPVNTLPHAAAEFIRLESDWEAAYQLTLKSGWMADNKLPNSMNASMAKAKAGRVGSDVTLKAVELAGALGYSERTLLEKWARDSKILDIFEGTQQIQQLIIARRHLDLTSSQLK
- a CDS encoding sensor histidine kinase, which produces MDTSAAEPRWQRWWTAPRLRDCLCVLLSALLAVTAAGVEWQAGSAAYGVIVLAVGLAGSPLLWWRRRWPLEVTAIGGILTIAVGFSGVALLGLFTLAVRRRDRVLVIATVFVAACMAVPHPGSSTPWTLSNTLTSAALTAAFALWGSYVGARRDLLESLRERAVRAEQERELRAVQARTAERSRIAREMHDVLAHRVSLIALQAGALEVNAQGTVERAAAEIRATAHETLEDLRGVLGVLRGADSEPLAPQPDLADLARLAEESRVGGATVDLQLDEAASAPHAVPEALGRTAYRIVQESLTNVRKHAGPAAAHVTVRLRGQVLTIEVVNDAPRSPTSTTLPGSGAGLIGLAERVQLAGGEISSGATADGGWRVSAQLPVPAVSAGADAAEGLAERS